A portion of the Pagrus major chromosome 8, Pma_NU_1.0 genome contains these proteins:
- the LOC141000919 gene encoding intestinal mucin-like protein, which translates to MLSTTPTTTPPEDCPYLQPPRKHGDTWRPDNCTTSKCDNGSVITSHVECEKVTKPVCENGKPPVKIYDETGCCFHYECQCLCYGWGDPHYKTFDGQYYSFQENCTYVLVKEIIPRYNITILIDNENCDPSGSVTCVKALLVFYKNYNITLVLERAPKTKNFVYINNKQVVPTYSNDDLIITSTGIKLLLRIPAIGADVTLEGFFFTVQLPFSFFHNNTEGQCGYCDNNKKNDCRLPNGQIHPSCSGMGQWQVNVTNKPYCQKPPPTIPTPVSTSTPQPTCKAPICDILISKVFEECRKVISPDDLYSACQFDVCHTQGRMGCSSLELYASQCAKASICVAWRNATNGLCEYKCPGNKVYKPCEQAVEPTCNAR; encoded by the exons ATGTTGT CAACAACACccacaacaacaccaccagaaGACTGTCCTTATCTCCAGCCACCTAGAAAG CATGGTGACACCTGGAGGCCAGACAACTGCACCACAAGCAAATGTGACAATGGAAGCGTAATTACATCACATGTGGAATGTGAAAAAGTGACCAAGCCTGTGTGTGAAAATGGGAAGCCACCAGTTAAGATTTATGATGAAACAGGCTGTTGTTTCCACTACGAATGCCAAT GTCTTTGCTATGGCTGGGGAGATCCTCACTATAAAACATTTGATGGCCAGTATTACAGCTTCCAGGAAAACTGCACATATGTCCTGGTCAAAGAGATCATTCCTCGATACAACATTACGATTCTTATCGACAATGAAAACTGTGATCCATCTGGAAGCGTGACATGTGTAAAAGCCTTGCttgttttttacaaaaactATAACATTACTCTTGTCCTGGAGAGAGCCCCAAAGACCAAGAACTTT GTGTACATCAACAACAAGCAGGTAGTCCCAACCTACTCTAATGATGACCTCATCATAACAAGTACAGGAATTAAGCTGCTTTTGAGAATCCCAGCAATTGGCGCAGATGTGACGTTAGAAGGATTCTTTTTCACCGTGCAGTTGccattttcctttttccacaacaacacagagggaCAGTGTG GTTATTGTGAtaataacaagaaaaatgacTGTAGATTACCAAATGGCCAGATTCATCCCTCATGCTCAGGGATGGGACAGTGGCAAGTAAATGTTACGAATAAGCCATATTGTCAGAAGCCGCCTCCTACAATACCTACACCAGTATCAACATCAACACCTCAACCAACTTGCAAAGCTCctatttgtgacattttgatcAGCAA GGTGTTTGAGGAATGCCGCAAAGTTATCTCACCAGATGACCTTTATAGCGCCTGTCAATTTGATGTTTGCCACACGCAAGGACGCATGGGTTGTTCCAGTTTGGAGCTGTATGCCTCACAGTGTGCTAAAGCATCTATCTGTGTAGCCTGGAGGAATGCTACTAACGGACTGTGTG AATATAAGTGTCCAGGAAATAAAGTCTACAAGCCTTGTGAGCAAGCTGTTGAACCAACTTGTAATGCAAGGTAA
- the LOC141000920 gene encoding uncharacterized protein, with translation MQKNTNNNYNYRNTNNNYNHRNTHNNNYNHRNTYNSYNHRDTHNNNYNHSNTHSNNNNTRNNHNNHNHNYNYNHTNNHTNNYNHRNTFNNRNNYNHRNNHNSNNHRNNNNNNNRNNHNNHNHRNNYNHTNNHNYNYNHRNTYNNHRNTYNHRNNDNYNHRNTFNNRNNYNHTNNHNSNNHNHRNNNNHNSNNHNHRKTNYNHTNNHNHNYNYNHRNTYNNHRNTDNHRNTDNYNHNYEIRVKCCVNNCVTTTTTTETPTTTTTTETPITTTTTIVTPTTTTIVTPTTTTTTETPTSTTTTETPTTTTTTETTTTTTETPSTTETTTTTETPTSTTTTETPTTTTTTETTTTTTETPSTTETTTTTGTTTTATTTETTTTTPTTTTTITTTETPTTTTETPTTTETHTTTTTETPSTTETTTTTGTTTTATTTTTETTTTTTR, from the exons ATGCAGAA aaacaccaacaacaattacaactacagaaacaccaacaacaatTACAACCACAGGAacacccacaacaacaactacaaccacagaaacacctacaacagctacaaccacagagacacccataacaacaactacaaccataGTAACacccacagcaacaacaacaacaccagaaacaaccacaacaatcacaaccacaactacaactacaaccacaccaacaaccacaccaacaactacaaccacagaaacaccttcaacaacagaaacaactacaaccacaggaacaaccacaacagcaacaaccacagaaacaa caacaacaacaacaacagaaacaaccacaacaatcacaaccacagaaacaactacaaccacaccaacaaccacaactacaattacaaccacagaaacacctacaacaaccacagaaacacctacaaccacagaaacaacgacaactacaaccacagaaacaccttcaacaacagaaacaactacaaccacaccaacaaccacaacagcaacaaccacaaccacagaaacaacaacaaccacaacagcaacaaccacaaccacagaaaaaccaactacaaccacaccaacaaccacaaccacaactacaattacaaccacagaaacacctacaacaaccacagaaacaccgacaaccacagaaacaccgacaactacaaccaca ACTATGAAATACGAGTAAAATGTTGTGTTAACAATTGTgtaacaacaactacaaccacagaaacacctacaacaactacaaccacagaaacacctataacaacaactacaaccataGTAACACCCACAACTACAACCATAGTTACacccacaacaactacaaccacagaaacacctacatcaactacaaccacagaaacacctacaacaactacaaccacagaaacgacaactacaaccacagaaacaccttcaacaacagaaacaactacaaccacagaaacacctacatcaactacaaccacagaaacacctacaacaactacaaccacagaaacgacaactacaaccacagaaacaccttcaacaacagaaacaactacaaccacaggaacaaccacaacagcaacaaccacagaaacaactacaaccacaccaacaaccacaactacaattacaaccacagaaacacctacaacaaccacagaaacacctacaaccacagaaacacacacaactacaaccacagaaacaccttcaacaacagaaacaactacaaccacaggaacaaccacaacagcaacaaccacaaccacagaaacaacaacaaccacaaca CGATAG
- the LOC141000922 gene encoding uncharacterized protein → MKEDWHCHIPHRASPPTGTHETTTTTGTTTTTETSPTTVDCYVCNWSNWTNSDKPDKGNPDGGDYEPIENIPDLDQNVCRKPLEIECRAKGLNIPFNEITQKVTCNAEVGLSCNNRDQDIPLCNDYEIRVRCCINVCVTSSPTTTETPTTITTTETPTTITTTETPITTKTTTTTTTPTTTTTITTTETPTTTTETPTTTETPTTTTTETPSTTETTTTTGTTTTATTTETTTTTPTTTTTTTITTTETPTTTTETPTTTETPTTTTTETPSTTETTTTTGTTTTTETSPTTVDCYVCNWSNWTNSDKPDKGNPDGGDYEPIENIPDLDQNVCRKPLEIECRAKGLNIPFNEITQKVTCNAEVGLSCNNRDQDIPLCNDYEIRVRCCINVCVTSSPTTTETPTTITTTETPTTITTTGTPTTTTTTTETPTTATTTETTITTTTTIVTPTATTTTTTETTTTITTTETTTTTTTPTTTTTITTTETPTTTTETPTTTETPTTTTTETPSTTETTTTTGTTTTATTTETTTTTPTTTTTTTITTTETPTTTTETPTTTETPTTTTTETPSTTETTTTTGTTTTATTTETITTTTTPTTTTTITTTETPTTTTETPTTTTTETPSTTETTTTTGTTTTATTTETTTTTPTTTTTITTTETPTTTTETPTTTETTTTITTETPSTTETTTTTGTTTTATTTTTETTTTTTATTTTTEKPTTTTPTTTTTITTTETPSTTETTTTTTAATTTTETSPTTVDCYVCNWSNWTNSDKPDKGNPDETPTTITTTETPTTITTTGTPTTTTTTTETPTTATTTETTITTTTTIVTPTATTNTTTTETTTTITTTETTTTTTTPTTTTTITTTETPTTTTETPTTTETPTTTTTETPSTTETTTTTGTTATTTETTTTTPTTTTTTTITTTETPTTTTETPTTTETPTTTTTETPSTTETTTTTGTTTTATTTETITTTTTPTTTTTITTTETPTTTTETPTTTTTETPSTTETTTTTGTTTTATTTETTTTTPTTTTTITTTETPTTTTETPTTTETTTTITTETPSTTETTTTTGTTTTATTTTTETTTTTTATTTTTEKPTTTTPTTTTTITTTETPSTTETTTTTTAATTTTETSPTTVDCYVCNWSNWTNSDKPDKGNPDGGDYEPIENIPDLDQNVCRKPLEIECRAKGLNIPFNEITQKVTCNAEVGLGCNNRDQDIPVCNDYEIRVRCCINVCVTSSPTTTETPTTITTTETPTTITTTGTPTTTTTTTETPTTATTTETTITTTTTIVTPTATTTTTTETTTTITTTETTTTTTTPTTTTTITTTETPTTTTETPTTTETPTTTTTETPSTTETTTTTGTTATTTETTTTTPTTTTTTTITTTETPTTTTETPTTTETPTTTTTETPSTTETTTTTGTTTTATTTETITTTTTPTTTTTITTTETPTTTTETPTTTTTETPSTTETTTTTGTTTTATTTETTTTTPTTTTTITTTETPTTTTETPTTTETTTTITTETPSTTETTTTTGTTTTATTTTTETTTTTTATTTTTEKPTTTTPTTTTTITTTETPSTTETTTTTTAATTTTETSPTTVDCYVCNWSNWTNSDKPDKGNPDENL, encoded by the exons ATGAAAGAGGATTGGCACTGTCACATTCCCCATCGTGCCTCTCCTCCCACTGGGACGCATG aaacaactacaaccacaggaacaaccacaaccacagaaacatccCCAACAACTGTTGACTGCTATGTTTGTAACTGGTCTAATTGGACGAACAGCGATAAACCTGACAAAGGCAATCCAGATGGTGGGGATTATGAACCCATTGAAAACATTCCTGATCTAGATCAAAATGTTTGCAGAAAACCTCTAGAAATAGAATGTAGAGCAAAAGGCTTAAATATTCCTTTCAATGAAATAACTCAAAAAGTAACGTGCAATGCAGAAGTTGGACTGAGTTGTAATAATAGAGACCAAGATATACCTCTCTGTAACGACTATGAAATCCGAGTAAGATGTTGTATTAATGTTTGTGTAACATCATCCCCAACAACTAcagaaacaccaacaacaattacaactacagaaacaccaacaacaattacaaccacagagacacccATAACAACAA aaacaactacaactacaaccacaccaacaaccacaactacaattacaaccacagaaacacctacaacaaccacagaaacacctacaaccacagaaacaccaacaactacaaccacagaaacaccttcaacaacagaaacaactacaaccacaggaacaaccacaacagcaacaaccacagaaacaactacaaccacgccaacaaccacaaccacaactacaattacaaccacagaaacacctacaacaaccacagaaacacctacaaccacagaaacaccgacaactacaaccacagaaacaccttcaacaacagaaacaactacaaccacaggaacaaccacaaccacagaaacatccCCAACAACTGTTGACTGCTATGTTTGTAACTGGTCTAATTGGACGAACAGCGATAAACCTGACAAAGGCAATCCAGATGGTGGGGATTATGAACCCATTGAAAACATTCCTGATCTAGATCAAAATGTTTGCAGAAAACCTCTAGAAATAGAATGTAGAGCAAAAGGCTTAAATATTCCTTTCAATGAAATAACTCAAAAAGTAACGTGCAATGCAGAAGTTGGACTGAGTTGTAATAATAGAGACCAAGATATACCTCTCTGTAACGACTATGAAATCCGAGTAAGATGTTGTATTAATGTTTGTGTAACATCATCCCCAACAACTAcagaaacaccaacaacaattacaactacagaaacaccaacaacaatTACAACCACAGGAacacccacaacaacaactacaaccacagaaacacctacaacagctacaaccacagagacaaccataacaacaactacaaccataGTAACacccacagcaacaacaacaacaacaacagaaacaaccacaacaatcacaaccacagaaacaactacaactacaaccacaccaacaaccacaactacaattacaaccacagaaacacctacaacaaccacagaaacacctacaaccacagaaacaccaacaactacaaccacagaaacaccttcaacaacagaaacaactacaaccacaggaacaaccacaacagcaacaaccacagaaacaactacaaccacgccaacaaccacaaccacaactacaattacaaccacagaaacacctacaacaaccacagaaacacctacaaccacagaaacaccgacaactacaaccacagaaacaccttcaacaacagaaacaactacaaccacaggaacaaccacaacagcaacaaccacagaaacaattacaactacaaccacaccaacaaccacaactacaattacaaccacagaaacacctacaacaaccacagaaacaccgacaactacaaccacagaaacaccttcaacaacagaaacaactacaaccacaggaacaaccacaacagcaacaaccacagaaacaactacaaccacaccaacaaccacaactacaattacaaccacagaaacacctacaacaaccacagaaacacctacaaccacagaaacaacgACAACTataaccacagaaacaccttcaacaacagaaacaactacaaccacaggaacaaccacaacagcaacaaccacaaccacagaaacaacaacaaccacaacagcaacaaccacaaccacagaaaaaccaactacaaccacaccaacaaccacaactacaattacaaccacagaaacaccttcaaccacagaaacaacaacaaccacaacagcagcaaccacaaccacagaaacatccCCAACAACTGTTGACTGCTATGTTTGTAACTGGTCTAATTGGACGAACAGCGATAAACCTGACAAAGGCAATCCAGATG aaacaccaacaacaattacaactacagaaacaccaacaacaatTACAACCACAGGAacacccacaacaacaactacaaccacagaaacacctacaacagctacaaccacagagacaaccataacaacaactacaaccataGTAACacccacagcaacaacaaacacaacaacaacagaaacaaccacaacaatcacaaccacagaaacaactacaactacaaccacaccaacaaccacaactacaattacaaccacagaaacacctacaacaaccacagaaacacctacaaccacagaaacaccaacaactacaaccacagaaacaccttcaacaacagaaacaactacaaccacaggaacaacagcaacaaccacagaaacaactacaaccacgccaacaaccacaaccacaactacaattacaaccacagaaacacctacaacaaccacagaaacacctacaaccacagaaacaccgacaactacaaccacagaaacaccttcaacaacagaaacaactacaaccacaggaacaaccacaacagcaacaaccacagaaacaattacaactacaaccacaccaacaaccacaactacaattacaaccacagaaacacctacaacaaccacagaaacaccgacaactacaaccacagaaacaccttcaacaacagaaacaactacaaccacaggaacaaccacaacagcaacaaccacagaaacaactacaaccacaccaacaaccacaactacaattacaaccacagaaacacctacaacaaccacagaaacacctacaaccacagaaacaacgACAACTataaccacagaaacaccttcaacaacagaaacaactacaaccacaggaacaaccacaacagcaacaaccacaaccacagaaacaacaacaaccacaacagcaacaaccacaaccacagaaaaaccaactacaaccacaccaacaaccacaactacaattacaaccacagaaacaccttcaaccacagaaacaacaacaaccacaacagcagcaaccacaaccacagaaacatccCCAACAACTGTTGACTGCTATGTTTGTAACTGGTCTAATTGGACGAACAGCGATAAACCTGACAAAGGCAATCCAGATGGTGGGGATTATGAACCCATTGAAAACATTCCTGATCTAGATCAAAATGTTTGCAGAAAACCTCTAGAAATAGAATGTAGAGCAAAAGGCTTAAATATTCCTTTCAATGAAATAACTCAAAAAGTAACGTGCAATGCAGAAGTTGGACTGGGTTGTAATAATAGAGACCAAGATATACCTGTCTGTAACGACTATGAAATCCGAGTAAGATGTTGTATTAATGTTTGTGTAACATCATCCCCAACAACTAcagaaacaccaacaacaattacaactacagaaacaccaacaacaatTACAACCACAGGAacacccacaacaacaactacaaccacagaaacacctacaacagctacaaccacagagacaaccataacaacaactacaaccataGTAACacccacagcaacaacaacaacaacaacagaaacaaccacaacaatcacaaccacagaaacaactacaactacaaccacaccaacaaccacaactacaattacaaccacagaaacacctacaacaaccacagaaacacctacaaccacagaaacaccaacaactacaaccacagaaacaccttcaacaacagaaacaactacaaccacaggaacaacagcaacaaccacagaaacaactacaaccacgccaacaaccacaaccacaactacaattacaaccacagaaacacctacaacaaccacagaaacacctacaaccacagaaacaccgacaactacaaccacagaaacaccttcaacaacagaaacaactacaaccacaggaacaaccacaacagcaacaaccacagaaacaattacaactacaaccacaccaacaaccacaactacaattacaaccacagaaacacctacaacaaccacagaaacaccgacaactacaaccacagaaacaccttcaacaacagaaacaactacaaccacaggaacaaccacaacagcaacaaccacagaaacaactacaaccacaccaacaaccacaactacaattacaaccacagaaacacctacaacaaccacagaaacacctacaaccacagaaacaacgACAACTataaccacagaaacaccttcaacaacagaaacaactacaaccacaggaacaaccacaacagcaacaaccacaaccacagaaacaacaacaaccacaacagcaacaaccacaaccacagaaaaaccaactacaaccacaccaacaaccacaactacaattacaaccacagaaacaccttcaaccacagaaacaacaacaaccacaacagcagcaaccacaaccacagaaacatccCCAACAACTGTTGACTGCTATGTTTGTAACTGGTCTAATTGGACGAACAGCGATAAACCTGACAAAGGCAATCCAGATG AAAACCTCTAG
- the LOC141000918 gene encoding intestinal mucin-like protein has product MVAKEEKYNQIYADNQNKDHDGCYCPDGMILFSSTSDTCVTSCCTGPAGGPIEPGERWRIGCKECVCDNNTMEVQCKNLTCSTQEPITCNEEGEVLVNHTEDCCERHRCECVKSRCSSQKCKLGFELNISNDSCCPACVPKGVCVFNETEYRPGKDFYKNPCELCRCTETQDPITQLNKDKCRVEQCDKTCPEGHVYEDKSGTCCGSCKRTSCVLELPGLTSPIIIKPSQSWSPPNDNCTTYDCQKVKDEFITSKNLKTCPEFDPENCVPGTEQSDANGCCKICTPRHRCAMKKNTTYLETKDCKSVTPVEMTACEGTCGPSSSMYFMESNSLMHSCSCCQEKATSEKKVEMECTDGKRMTYSYISVDKCGCEECLESKTEKEKEGGKGLGKGKGKEKEKGKGLAKGKGKEKGKGKGLAKGKGKGKGKGK; this is encoded by the exons aTGGTGGCAAAAGAGGAAAA ATACAATCAGATATATGCGGACAACCAGAACAAAGATCATGATGGATGTTACTGCCCAGATGGGATGATTTTATTCAGTTCAACTTCTGACACCTGTGTCACCTCCT gTTGCACTGGACCTGCTGGCGGACCTATAGAG CCTGGTGAGCGTTGGCGGATTGGCTGTaaggagtgtgtttgtgataaCAACACTATGGAAGTCCAGTGTAAGAATCTCACATGTTCCACTCAAGAACCAATAACCTGTAATGAGGAAGGAGAGGTGTTGGTGAACCACACTGAGGACTGCTGTGAGAGACATCGGTGTG AATGTGTTAAGAGCCGCTGTTCGTCACAGAAGTGCAAACTGGGATTTGAGTTGAACATCTCAAATGACAGCTGCTGCCCAGCCTGTG TACCCAAAGGTGTCTGTGTCTTCAATGAGACTGAGTACAGG CCTGGTAAGGATTTCTACAAAAACCCATGTGAATTATGCCGCTGTACTGAAACTCAGGATCCCATCACCCAGTTGAACAAGGATAAGTGTCGGGTGGAACAGTGTGACAAAACATGTCCAGAG GGCCATGTGTATGAGGACAAATCTGGAACATGTTGTGGATCATGCAAAAGGACAAGCTGTGTTTTGGAGCTCCCAGGCCTCACTTCTCCAATAATTATTAAA CCTTCTCAGTCTTGGTCTCCACCAAATGACAACTGTACCACGTATGATTGCCAGAAGGTGAAGGATGAGTTCATAACCTctaaaaacctaaaaacatGTCCTGAATTTGATCCAGAGAACTGTGTCCCT GGAACTGAACAAAGTGACGCGAACGGTTGTTGCAAAATAT GTACTCCTCGTCACCGCTGTGCAATGAAGAAGAATACCACCTATCTGGAGACAAAGGACTGCAAGTCAGTTACACCAGTGGAGATGACAGCCTGTGAGGGAACCTGTGGACCGTCCTCATCAAT GTACTTTATGGAGAGCAACAGTTTGATGCATTCATGCTCGTGCTGTCAAGAAAAGGCCACCAGTGAGAAGAAGGTGGAGATGGAGTGCACTGATGGCAAAAGGATGACGTACTCCTACATTTCAGTTGACAAGTGCGGTTGCGAAGAATGTCTTGAGAGCAAAacggaaaaggaaaaggaagggGGAAAAGGACTGGGaaagggaaaaggaaaggaaaaggaaaagggaaaaggaCTGGCaaagggaaaaggaaaggaaaagggaaagggaaaaggACTGGCAAAGggaaaaggaaagggaaagggaaagggaaaatga